The DNA segment GATCCGAAATCCGGATCGGCGTTCCGTTCTGGTTTTTCACGGGAATGTCTGAGATTTCTTTAATGGATTTGAGGTATCCGGAAGTTTTAATGATATAGCCCATATCACTCATCTCAAACTTCCTCCCTCCGGATTCATTGTTATTGCTTCGTACCGCTGCAATCACCTCCGGGGCAGATAACTTATAATAAAGCAGTTTATTCGGATCTATAGAGATCTGATATTGTTTCTGAAACCCTCCAAAAGAAGCGATTTCACTCACTCCGGGAACCGTTTGTAAAGCAAACTTCACATACCAGTCCTGGATGGCCCTTTGTTCTCCAAGGTCCATATCCGGGGCATCCAGAGTATACCACAACACATGACCTACCCCTGTTCCATCCGGCCCCAGCTGAGGGGCAACACCATCGGGCAGGGTCTTCGAGATCGTACTGATCCGCTCCAATACCCTTTCTCTTGCCCAATAGACATCCACATCGTCTTCAAAGATGACATAGATAAAACTCATTCCGAACATGGAGGAACCACGAACATACTTGATCTTAGGAATCCCCTGCAAATTGGTGACCAGCGGATAGGTGACCTGATCTTCGATCAGTTGCGGTGAGCGGCCCATCCATTCTGTAAATACAATCACCTGGTTTTCTGACAGGTCAGGAATCGCATCTATGGGATTTTTCTTAACGGCATAAATGCCCCAGACAAAAAGCCCCAAAGAAAGCACCAGCACAATAAACCGATTGCGCATTGACCATTCTATAATTTTATGTACCATTTTTTTATTTTAATGATGCTGAGATCAACAATCAGGAACTAGTGTTTTTTCTGGCCTTTAACGGGAAGTTTTTCTTCTCCTTCACGCTCATATTGGCAACATCCATGAAGCTTGTTATACGCTTCATCGCTGGCTTTAAACTTCTGGG comes from the Pedobacter sp. FW305-3-2-15-E-R2A2 genome and includes:
- a CDS encoding efflux RND transporter permease subunit, translated to MVHKIIEWSMRNRFIVLVLSLGLFVWGIYAVKKNPIDAIPDLSENQVIVFTEWMGRSPQLIEDQVTYPLVTNLQGIPKIKYVRGSSMFGMSFIYVIFEDDVDVYWARERVLERISTISKTLPDGVAPQLGPDGTGVGHVLWYTLDAPDMDLGEQRAIQDWYVKFALQTVPGVSEIASFGGFQKQYQISIDPNKLLYYKLSAPEVIAAVRSNNNESGGRKFEMSDMGYIIKTSGYLKSIKEISDIPVKNQNGTPIRISDLATVQMTGETRLGIFDQNGEGERAGGIVVMRYGENAAEVIEKVKEKMKEVSKGLPKGVKFDIVYDRGELISEAVDSITHTLIEEMIVVSIIVIIFLFHWRSALSIIIQIPITIAASFILLNAFDISSNIMSLTGIALAIGVIVDNGIIMSENAYKHLAERYAIWEQDQQKTTES